The following are encoded together in the Brassica napus cultivar Da-Ae chromosome A9, Da-Ae, whole genome shotgun sequence genome:
- the LOC106415483 gene encoding auxin response factor 18-like: MANVDGDDSRSSFPSCYQDQLYTELWKACAGPLVEVPLVGERVFYFPQGHMEQLVASTNQGIESEKIPDFKLPPKILCQVLSVMLKAEHDTDEVYAQITLKPEEDQSEPTSLDPPIVEPTKQMFHSFVKILTASDTSTHGGFSVLRKHATECLPALDMTQAIPTQELVTRDLHGFEWRFKHIFRGQPRRHLLTTGWSTFVSSKRLVAGDAFVFLRGENGDLRVGVRRLARHQNTMPASVISSQSMHLGVLATASHAVNTQTMFLVFYKPRISQFIVSVNKYMEAMKHGFSLGTRFRMRFEGEESPERIFTGTIVGIGDLSSQWPASTWRSLQVQWDEPTTVQRPDKVSPWEIEPFLLSSPASTPSQQSQPKSKRSKPIESSSLSPGQASFLGVQAEPPPPPASSCYRLFGFDLTSNPPAPIPPDKQPMDTSEAAKCQDPITPSSVNEPKKQQTSRTRTKVQMQGIAVGRAVDLTLLKSYDELIKELEEMFEIQGQLLPRDKWIVVFTDDEGDMMLAGDDPWNEFCKMAKKIFIYSSDEVKKMTRRMKSSSSLENEASMD; this comes from the exons ATGGCGAATGTAGATGGAGATGATTCCAGAAGTTCTTTCCCAA GTTGTTATCAGGATCAGCTGTACACAGAGCTATGGAAAGCCTGTGCAGGTCCATTAGTGGAGGTTCCTCTTGTTGGAGAAAGAGTTTTCTACTTCCCTCAGGGTCACATGGAACAA cttgTGGCCTCAACTAATCAAGGAATTGAATCAGAGAAAATACCTGATTTTAAACTTCCTCCCAAGATACTCTGTCAAGTTCTTAGTGTGATGTTAAAG GCAGAGCATGACACAGATGAAGTCTACGCTCAGATCACATTAAAACCAGAGGAAGAT CAAAGTGAACCTACAAGTCTTGATCCACCAATTGTTGAACCAACAAAGCAAATGTTCCACTCCTTTGTAAAGATTCTAACCGCTTCAGACACAAGCACTCATGGTGGATTCTCTGTTCTTCGTAAACACGCCACTGAATGCTTGCCTGCCTTGGACATGACACAAGCTATTCCTACTCAAGAACTTGTGACTAGAGATCTTCATGGGTTTGAGTGGAGGTTTAAGCATATTTTCAGAG gacAACCTAGGAGGCATTTGCTTACTACAGGCTGGAGTACATTTGTTtcctcaaaaagacttgtagcTGGAGATGCTTTTGTGTTCTTGAG GGGTGAGAATGGAGATTTAAGAGTTGGAGTGAGGCGTTTAGCTAGGCATCAGAACACCATGCCTGCTTCAGTTATCTCTAGTCAGAGCATGCATTTAGGAGTCCTTGCTACAGCTTCTCATGCTGTGAACACCCAAACTATGTTTCTTGTGTTTTACAAGCCTAG GATAAGCCAATTCATAGTAAGTGTGAACAAGTATATGGAAGCTATGAAGCATGGTTTCTCTCTTGGTACAAGATTCAGGATGAGGTTTGAAGGAGAAGAGTCTCCTGAGAGAAT ATTTACCGGTACTATTGTGGGAATTGGAGATTTATCTTCACAATGGCCAGCTTCTACATGGAGATCATTGCAG GTCCAATGGGATGAGCCAACAACAGTTCAGAGACCAGACAAAGTCTCACCATGGGAGATTGAGCCTTTCTTGCTATCTTCcccagcttcaacaccttctcAACAATCACAACCCAAAAGCAAAAGGTCAAAACCCATTGAATCATCAAGTTTGAGTCCAGGTCAAGCTAGTTTCTTAGGCGTCCAAGCtgagcctcctcctcctcctgcgaGTAGTTGCTATAGGTTGTTTGGATTTGATCTCACAAGCAATCCTCCAGCTCCAATACCTCCAGACAAGCAACCGATGGATACTTCTGAAGCTGCCAAGTGTCAAGACCCCATCACTCCAAGCTCAGTTAATGAGCCAAAGAAGCAACAAACATCAAGGACTCGAACCAAA gtGCAAATGCAAGGGATAGCTGTTGGTCGTGCGGTAGATTTAACGCTGTTGAAATCATATGATGAACTGATTAAGGAGCTTGAGGAGATGTTTGAGATCCAAGGACAGCTTCTTCCCCGAGATAAATGGATCGTTGTCTTCACTGATGATGAAGGTGACATGATGCTTGCTGGAGATGATCCATGGaa TGAGTTTTGTAAGATGGCGAagaagatatttatatattcaagCGATGAGGTTAAGAAAATGACAAGGAGAATGAAGAGTTCTTCTTCGTTAGAGAATGAAGCAAGCATGGATTAA
- the LOC106368488 gene encoding dof zinc finger protein DOF3.7 isoform X1 codes for MDATKWTQGFQEMINVKPMDQMISNTNNNTSQQQQPTFITTTTRPNATAANGGSGGNNNNTAATMETRKARPQEKVNCPRCNSTNTKFCYYNNYSLTQPRYFCKGCRRYWTEGGSLRNVPVGGSSRKNKRSSTPLPSHSNPKLPDLNPPILFSSQIPNKSSKDLNLLSFPVMQDHHHGMSQFLHMPKIENNNTSSSIYASSSPVSALELLRSNGVSSRGMNTFLPGQMMDSNSVIYSSLGFPTMVDYKQSNNNLSFSIDHHQGIGNNTINSNQRTEDNNHTDDMNGASRILFPFSDMKELSSTTQDKSHGNNTYWSGMFTNTGGSSW; via the exons ATGGATGCTACGAAGTGGACACAG GGTTTTCAGGAAATGATAAACGTAAAACCAATGGATCAAATGATTTCAAACACCAACAACAACACAtcgcaacaacaacaaccaacaTTCATCACCACCACAACAAGGCCAAACGCCACCGCAGCCAACGGCGGCTCCGGCGGAAACAACAACAATACGGCTGCTACGATGGAAACTAGAAAGGCCAGACCACAAGAGAAAGTAAACTGTCCAAGATGTAACTCGACGAATACGAAGTTTTGTTATTACAACAACTACAGTCTCACGCAACCAAGATACTTCTGCAAAGGTTGTCGAAGGTATTGGACCGAAGGTGGCTCTCTACGCAACGTCCCTGTTGGAGGCAGCTCAAGAAAGAACAAGAGATCCTCAACACCTTTACCTTCACATTCCAATCCCAAGCTTCCAGATCTAAACCCACCGATTCTTTTCTCAAGCCAAATCCCTAATAAGTCGTCAAAAGATCTCAACTTGTTGTCTTTCCCGGTCATGCAAGATCATCATCATGGTATGTCTCAGTTTCTTCATATGCCAAAGATCGAGAACAACAATACATCATCTTCAATCTATGCTTCATCATCTCCTGTCTCAGCTCTAGAGCTTCTAAGATCCAACGGAGTCTCTTCAAGAGGAATGAACACGTTCTTGCCTGGTCAAATGATGGATTCAAACTCAGTCATTTACTCATCTTTAGGGTTTCCAACAATGGTTGATTACAAACAGAGTAACAATAACCTTTCGTTCTCCATTGATCATCATCAAGGGATTGGAAACAACACCATCAACAGCAACCAAAGAACTGAAGATAATAATCATACTGATGACATGAATGGAGCAAGTAGGATTTTGTTCCCTTTTTCAGACATGAAAGAGCTTTCGAGCACAACTCAAGACAAGAGCCATGGTAATAATACATACTGGAGTGGGATGTTCACTAATACAGGAGGATCTTCGTGGTGA
- the BNAA09G55550D gene encoding uncharacterized protein BNAA09G55550D, which produces MATTLHCLSTLHLLPRTTHRPKTLNSLKPASKAQPPKIPELPSIPNALQLLKSSSLPLALTALPFLIDPQDAAAAGGQFGILEGRSFALIHPIVMGGLFVYTLYAGYLGWQWRRVRTIQSEINELKKQVKPTPVSPDGSTVVDSSSPPSATELEIRRLTEERKELVKGSYRDKHFDAGSVLLGFGVLESVFGGLNTYLRTGKLFPGPHLYAGAGITVLWAAAAALVPAMQKGNETARNLHIALNGLNVLLFIWQIPTGFDIVLKVFEFTKWP; this is translated from the exons ATGGCGACCACACTTCATTGTCTCTCCACACTCCATCTTCTTCCTCGCACCACCCATCGTCCTAAAACTCTCAACTCTCTCAAACCAGCCTCCAAGGCGCAACCTCCCAAGATCCCAGAACTACCCTCCATTCCCAACGCCCTCCAGCTCCTTAAATCATCTTCCCTCCCTCTCGCACTCACCGCATTGCCCTTTCTCATCGATCCACAGGATGCAGCAGCAGCTGGAGGACAGTTTGGGATCCTGGAAGGACGATCGTTCGCGTTGATACACCCAATAGTGATGGGAGGTTTGTTCGTATACACTCTATACGCTGGTTACTTAGGTTGGCAATGGAGACGTGTGCGTACCATCCAAAGCGAGATCAACGAGCTCAAGAAACAGGTTAAGCCAACTCCTGTTTCTCCCGATGGATCCACGGTCGTTGACTCTTCGTCGCCTCCTTCTGCCACGGAGCTTGAGATCCGACGGTTGACGGAAGAGAGGAAAGAGTTGGTCAAAGGGTCTTACAGAGACAAACACTTTGACGCAGGCTCTGTTTTGTTAGGGTTTGGTGTTTTGGAGTCTGTGTTTGGTGGTCTTAACACTTATCTTCGTACCGGTAAACTCTTCCCCGGTCCTCATCTCTACGCTGGAGCAG GGATAACGGTGCTATGGGCTGCTGCAGCTGCTTTGGTGCCGGCCATGCAGAAAGGGAATGAGACGGCGAGGAATCTACACATTGCGTTGAACGGTCTCAATGTTCTTCTTTTCATTTGGCAAATCCCAACAGGTTTTGATATCGTCCTTAAGGTCTTTGAGTTCACCAAATGGCCTTAA
- the LOC106368489 gene encoding AAA-ATPase At2g46620-like (The RefSeq protein has 2 substitutions compared to this genomic sequence) — protein sequence MGILRNSVIGIPVLVVALFLVRVVLFKTGLIYTVKQWRMKIVDWFHVYQFYRVPEFNDNLQENQLYRRVHAYLNSLSSIENSDYTNLFAGRKSNEIILRLDRNQVIGDEFLGARVCWINGEDEDGSRSFVLKIRKADKRRILGSYLNHIHTVSEELEQRNKEPKLFMNVAGNEEKIGRWRSIPFTHPCTFDNIAMEADLKEKVKSDLESFLKGKQFYNRLGRVWKRSYLLYGPSGTGKSSFVAAMASFLNYDVYDIDLSKVEDDSDLKMILLQTTCRSVIVIEDLDRFLSVKSTALSVSGVLNFTDGILSSCAADERIMVFTMTSKEQIDPAVLRPGRVDVHIHFPLCDFTAFKALASSYLGLKEHKLFPQVEGIFRDGASLSPAEIGELMIANRNSPSRALKSVINALQTDGDRRGNPASTRRLFHERASSEDYEGDTSGPLCGGGSSPAVKEFKKLYGLLRLKSNRKSQSFNLTRELRNGS from the coding sequence ATGGGGATTCTCCGGAACTCGGTTATAGGGATACCGGTTTTGGTGGTGGCGTTGTTCTTGGTACGAGTTGTATTGTTCAAAACCGGTTTGATTTACACGGTTAAGCAATGGCGGATGAAGATCGTCGATTGGTTTCACGTTTATCAGTTCTACAGAGTCCCTGAGTTCAACGATAACTTGCAGGAGAATCAACTCTACCGTAGGGTTCACGCTTACTTGAATTCACTCAGCTCCATCGAGAATTCGGATTACACAAACCTCTTCGCTGGGAGAAAGTCAAACGAGATCATCCTCCGTCTCGATCGGAACCAGGTGATCGGAGACGAGTTTCTCGGCGCTAGAGTCTGTTGGATCAacggagaagacgaagacgGTTCGAGGAGTTTCGTTTTGAAGATCCGAAAAGCTGATAAACGGAGGATCCTCGGTTCCTATCTCAACCATATACACACAGTCTCGGAGGAGCTGGAGCAGAGGAACAAGGAGCCGAAGCTGTTCATGAACGTCGCCGGAAACGAGGAGAAGATCGGGAGATGGAGATCGATTCCGTTTACTCACCCTTGCACCTTCGATAACATCGCCATGGAGGCGGATCTGAAGGACAAAGTGAAGTCCGATCTCGAATCGTTTCTCAAAGGGAAACAGTTTTACAATCGACTCGGACGAGTGTGGAAACGGAGCTACCTTCTCTACGGACCTTCCGGCACCGGAAAATCAAGCTTCGTGGCGGCGATGGCTAGTTTTCTAAACTACGATGTGTACGATATAGATCTATCCAAAGTAGAAGACGACTCGGATCTCAAGATGATTCTGTTACAAACCACGTGTCGATCCGTGATCGTCATCGAGGATCTAGATCGGTTCCTCTCGGTTAAATCAACGGCTCTGAGCGTTTCCGGTGTTTTGAATTTCACCGACGGGATTCTCAGCTCATGCGCCGCGGATGAACGGATCATGGTCTTCACCATGACGTCTAAGGAGCAGATCGACCCGGCGGTGCTCCGTCCGGGTCGGGTCGACGTTCACATCCATTTTCCGTTATGCGATTTCACGGCGTTTAAGGCGTTGGCGAGCAGCTACTTGGGGTTGAAGGAGCACAAGCTCTTCCCTCAAGTGGAAGGCATATTCCGAGACGGTGCGTCTCTAAGCCCCGCCGAGATCGGAGAACTGATGATCGCCAACAGAAACTCGCCGAGCCGTGCGCTTAAATCGGTGATCAACGCGTTGCAAACGGACGGTGATCGGAGGGGAACTCCGGCGAGTACGAGACGGTTGTTTCACGAAAGAGCGTCGTCGGAAGATTACGAAGGAGATACGAGTGGGCCTTTATGCGGCGGAGGAAGTTCGCCGGCGGTGAAGGAGTTCAAGAAGTTGTACGGACTATTGAGGTTGAAAAGCAACAGGAAATCTCAGTCGTTCAATCTGACTCGGGAGCTAAGGAACGGTTCGTGA
- the LOC111200767 gene encoding uncharacterized protein LOC111200767, whose translation MIITSKLQLVLAAKSRKQQYTSSPVINHHVSLSLLSSPDDLSHSRASVPFAWEEEPGKPKQHTLLRVPPKYPKRLDLPPRLLLPREGTKTPLACDHPRFPAALKRWFRLRKDGADDDNDVVGQCSLVVSSENENDMKITRTTSRLHCLYDVARCYLWEVPWKKKKLKRDDI comes from the exons atgaTAATAACATCAAAACTTCAACTTGTCTTAGCGGCGAAATCGAGAAAACAACAGTACACTTCATCGCCAGTGATAAATCATCACGTGTCACTATCACTCTTGTCTTCACCTGATGACTTATCACACTCTCGCGCTTCGGTTCCTTTCGCCTGGGAAGAAGAACCTGGCAAGCCTAAACAACATACTCTTCTTCGAGTTCCTCCTAAATACCCCAAGCGTCTTGATTTGCCTCCGAGGCTGCTTCTTCCTCGTGAAGGTACTAAAACGCCTCTGGCTTGTGATCATCCTCGTTTTCCCGCAGCGTTGAAACGGTGGTTCCGGTTGAGGAAAGATGGAGCTGATGATGATAATGACGTGGTGGGACAGTGCAGTTTAGTCGTTTCATCGGAAAATGAAAATGATATGAAGATCACAAGAACAACAAGTCGTCTCCATTGTCTCTATGATGTCGCTAGGTGTTACTTATGG gaagttccatggaagaagaagaagttgaaaaGAGATGACATTTGA
- the LOC106368488 gene encoding dof zinc finger protein DOF3.7 isoform X3, whose product MINVKPMDQMISNTNNNTSQQQQPTFITTTTRPNATAANGGSGGNNNNTAATMETRKARPQEKVNCPRCNSTNTKFCYYNNYSLTQPRYFCKGCRRYWTEGGSLRNVPVGGSSRKNKRSSTPLPSHSNPKLPDLNPPILFSSQIPNKSSKDLNLLSFPVMQDHHHGMSQFLHMPKIENNNTSSSIYASSSPVSALELLRSNGVSSRGMNTFLPGQMMDSNSVIYSSLGFPTMVDYKQSNNNLSFSIDHHQGIGNNTINSNQRTEDNNHTDDMNGASRILFPFSDMKELSSTTQDKSHGNNTYWSGMFTNTGGSSW is encoded by the coding sequence ATGATAAACGTAAAACCAATGGATCAAATGATTTCAAACACCAACAACAACACAtcgcaacaacaacaaccaacaTTCATCACCACCACAACAAGGCCAAACGCCACCGCAGCCAACGGCGGCTCCGGCGGAAACAACAACAATACGGCTGCTACGATGGAAACTAGAAAGGCCAGACCACAAGAGAAAGTAAACTGTCCAAGATGTAACTCGACGAATACGAAGTTTTGTTATTACAACAACTACAGTCTCACGCAACCAAGATACTTCTGCAAAGGTTGTCGAAGGTATTGGACCGAAGGTGGCTCTCTACGCAACGTCCCTGTTGGAGGCAGCTCAAGAAAGAACAAGAGATCCTCAACACCTTTACCTTCACATTCCAATCCCAAGCTTCCAGATCTAAACCCACCGATTCTTTTCTCAAGCCAAATCCCTAATAAGTCGTCAAAAGATCTCAACTTGTTGTCTTTCCCGGTCATGCAAGATCATCATCATGGTATGTCTCAGTTTCTTCATATGCCAAAGATCGAGAACAACAATACATCATCTTCAATCTATGCTTCATCATCTCCTGTCTCAGCTCTAGAGCTTCTAAGATCCAACGGAGTCTCTTCAAGAGGAATGAACACGTTCTTGCCTGGTCAAATGATGGATTCAAACTCAGTCATTTACTCATCTTTAGGGTTTCCAACAATGGTTGATTACAAACAGAGTAACAATAACCTTTCGTTCTCCATTGATCATCATCAAGGGATTGGAAACAACACCATCAACAGCAACCAAAGAACTGAAGATAATAATCATACTGATGACATGAATGGAGCAAGTAGGATTTTGTTCCCTTTTTCAGACATGAAAGAGCTTTCGAGCACAACTCAAGACAAGAGCCATGGTAATAATACATACTGGAGTGGGATGTTCACTAATACAGGAGGATCTTCGTGGTGA
- the LOC106363658 gene encoding serine/arginine-rich splicing factor RS31 has translation MLTTPWKRLLHLLYTSLHIYAGFGFEYFEDERDAEDAIRKLHNYRFEKRRLSVEWGRRGERSRHGDGSYQKPTKTLFVCNFDPFRTKEVDIEQHFQPYGKVINVRIRSNYSFAQFATQADATKALEATQRSQILGKVIAVEYGLEDDDERDDRRGGGSPKRSPSPAYHRRPIPDYGRPRSPEYDRGRRSPAAYERRRSPAACERRMSPADYGRMSPDNGKQRSSSYDRYRSLSPVPRGRKSEECRTRSYQECL, from the exons ATGCTTACTACACCATGGAAACGCCTTCTACATCTCTTGTACACCAGCCTTCACATATATGCAG GGTTTGGTTTTGAGTATTTTGAAGATGAACGGGATGCTGAAGATGCAATCCGCAAGCTTCACAATTACCGTTTTGAGAAACGCAGACTATCAGTTGAATGGGGGAGgagg GGTGAACGCAGCAGGCATGGTGATGGGTCATATCAGAAGCCTACAAAGACATTGTTTGTCTGCAACTTCGACCCCTTTAGAACAAAAGAAGTCGACATTGAACAGCACTTTCAACCCTATGGAAAGGTCATCAACGTACGTATCAGGAGCAACTACTCATTTGCTCAGTTTGCAACTCAAGCAGATGCTACAAAAGCCCTTGAAGCTACTCAAAGAAG CCAAATATTGGGCAAGGTTATTGCTGTTGAGTATGGCTTAGAAGATGACGATGAAAGAGATGACCGACGTGGTGGTGGTAGTCCGAAGAGATCTCCTAGCCCTGCGTATCATAGGCGTCCAATTCCTGATTATGGTCGTCCTCGAAGCCCTGAATATGACAGAGGCAGGAGGAGTCCAGCAGCCTATGAACGACGCAGGAGTCCAGCAGCTTGTGAAAGACGCATGAGTCCAGCAGATTATGGACGTATGAGTCCTGATAATGGTAAACAAAGGAGTTCTTCTTATGATAGATACAGAAG TCTATCTCCAGTTCCAAGAGGAAGAAAATCTGAAGAATGCAGAACCAGAAGCTACCAAGAATGCTTGTGA
- the LOC106368488 gene encoding dof zinc finger protein DOF3.7 isoform X2, producing MDATKWTQEMINVKPMDQMISNTNNNTSQQQQPTFITTTTRPNATAANGGSGGNNNNTAATMETRKARPQEKVNCPRCNSTNTKFCYYNNYSLTQPRYFCKGCRRYWTEGGSLRNVPVGGSSRKNKRSSTPLPSHSNPKLPDLNPPILFSSQIPNKSSKDLNLLSFPVMQDHHHGMSQFLHMPKIENNNTSSSIYASSSPVSALELLRSNGVSSRGMNTFLPGQMMDSNSVIYSSLGFPTMVDYKQSNNNLSFSIDHHQGIGNNTINSNQRTEDNNHTDDMNGASRILFPFSDMKELSSTTQDKSHGNNTYWSGMFTNTGGSSW from the exons ATGGATGCTACGAAGTGGACACAG GAAATGATAAACGTAAAACCAATGGATCAAATGATTTCAAACACCAACAACAACACAtcgcaacaacaacaaccaacaTTCATCACCACCACAACAAGGCCAAACGCCACCGCAGCCAACGGCGGCTCCGGCGGAAACAACAACAATACGGCTGCTACGATGGAAACTAGAAAGGCCAGACCACAAGAGAAAGTAAACTGTCCAAGATGTAACTCGACGAATACGAAGTTTTGTTATTACAACAACTACAGTCTCACGCAACCAAGATACTTCTGCAAAGGTTGTCGAAGGTATTGGACCGAAGGTGGCTCTCTACGCAACGTCCCTGTTGGAGGCAGCTCAAGAAAGAACAAGAGATCCTCAACACCTTTACCTTCACATTCCAATCCCAAGCTTCCAGATCTAAACCCACCGATTCTTTTCTCAAGCCAAATCCCTAATAAGTCGTCAAAAGATCTCAACTTGTTGTCTTTCCCGGTCATGCAAGATCATCATCATGGTATGTCTCAGTTTCTTCATATGCCAAAGATCGAGAACAACAATACATCATCTTCAATCTATGCTTCATCATCTCCTGTCTCAGCTCTAGAGCTTCTAAGATCCAACGGAGTCTCTTCAAGAGGAATGAACACGTTCTTGCCTGGTCAAATGATGGATTCAAACTCAGTCATTTACTCATCTTTAGGGTTTCCAACAATGGTTGATTACAAACAGAGTAACAATAACCTTTCGTTCTCCATTGATCATCATCAAGGGATTGGAAACAACACCATCAACAGCAACCAAAGAACTGAAGATAATAATCATACTGATGACATGAATGGAGCAAGTAGGATTTTGTTCCCTTTTTCAGACATGAAAGAGCTTTCGAGCACAACTCAAGACAAGAGCCATGGTAATAATACATACTGGAGTGGGATGTTCACTAATACAGGAGGATCTTCGTGGTGA
- the LOC106368488 gene encoding dof zinc finger protein DOF3.7 isoform X4, with amino-acid sequence MDATKWTQGFQEMINVKPMDQMISNTNNNTSQQQQPTFITTTTRPNATAANGGSGGNNNNTAATMETRKARPQEKVNCPRCNSTNTKFCYYNNYSLTQPRYFCKGCRRYWTEGGSLRNVPVGGSSRKNKRSSTPLPSHSNPKLPDLNPPILFSSQIPNKSSKDLNLLSFPVMQDHHHALELLRSNGVSSRGMNTFLPGQMMDSNSVIYSSLGFPTMVDYKQSNNNLSFSIDHHQGIGNNTINSNQRTEDNNHTDDMNGASRILFPFSDMKELSSTTQDKSHGNNTYWSGMFTNTGGSSW; translated from the exons ATGGATGCTACGAAGTGGACACAG GGTTTTCAGGAAATGATAAACGTAAAACCAATGGATCAAATGATTTCAAACACCAACAACAACACAtcgcaacaacaacaaccaacaTTCATCACCACCACAACAAGGCCAAACGCCACCGCAGCCAACGGCGGCTCCGGCGGAAACAACAACAATACGGCTGCTACGATGGAAACTAGAAAGGCCAGACCACAAGAGAAAGTAAACTGTCCAAGATGTAACTCGACGAATACGAAGTTTTGTTATTACAACAACTACAGTCTCACGCAACCAAGATACTTCTGCAAAGGTTGTCGAAGGTATTGGACCGAAGGTGGCTCTCTACGCAACGTCCCTGTTGGAGGCAGCTCAAGAAAGAACAAGAGATCCTCAACACCTTTACCTTCACATTCCAATCCCAAGCTTCCAGATCTAAACCCACCGATTCTTTTCTCAAGCCAAATCCCTAATAAGTCGTCAAAAGATCTCAACTTGTTGTCTTTCCCGGTCATGCAAGATCATCATCATG CTCTAGAGCTTCTAAGATCCAACGGAGTCTCTTCAAGAGGAATGAACACGTTCTTGCCTGGTCAAATGATGGATTCAAACTCAGTCATTTACTCATCTTTAGGGTTTCCAACAATGGTTGATTACAAACAGAGTAACAATAACCTTTCGTTCTCCATTGATCATCATCAAGGGATTGGAAACAACACCATCAACAGCAACCAAAGAACTGAAGATAATAATCATACTGATGACATGAATGGAGCAAGTAGGATTTTGTTCCCTTTTTCAGACATGAAAGAGCTTTCGAGCACAACTCAAGACAAGAGCCATGGTAATAATACATACTGGAGTGGGATGTTCACTAATACAGGAGGATCTTCGTGGTGA
- the LOC106368488 gene encoding dof zinc finger protein DOF3.7 isoform X5: MDATKWTQEMINVKPMDQMISNTNNNTSQQQQPTFITTTTRPNATAANGGSGGNNNNTAATMETRKARPQEKVNCPRCNSTNTKFCYYNNYSLTQPRYFCKGCRRYWTEGGSLRNVPVGGSSRKNKRSSTPLPSHSNPKLPDLNPPILFSSQIPNKSSKDLNLLSFPVMQDHHHALELLRSNGVSSRGMNTFLPGQMMDSNSVIYSSLGFPTMVDYKQSNNNLSFSIDHHQGIGNNTINSNQRTEDNNHTDDMNGASRILFPFSDMKELSSTTQDKSHGNNTYWSGMFTNTGGSSW, translated from the exons ATGGATGCTACGAAGTGGACACAG GAAATGATAAACGTAAAACCAATGGATCAAATGATTTCAAACACCAACAACAACACAtcgcaacaacaacaaccaacaTTCATCACCACCACAACAAGGCCAAACGCCACCGCAGCCAACGGCGGCTCCGGCGGAAACAACAACAATACGGCTGCTACGATGGAAACTAGAAAGGCCAGACCACAAGAGAAAGTAAACTGTCCAAGATGTAACTCGACGAATACGAAGTTTTGTTATTACAACAACTACAGTCTCACGCAACCAAGATACTTCTGCAAAGGTTGTCGAAGGTATTGGACCGAAGGTGGCTCTCTACGCAACGTCCCTGTTGGAGGCAGCTCAAGAAAGAACAAGAGATCCTCAACACCTTTACCTTCACATTCCAATCCCAAGCTTCCAGATCTAAACCCACCGATTCTTTTCTCAAGCCAAATCCCTAATAAGTCGTCAAAAGATCTCAACTTGTTGTCTTTCCCGGTCATGCAAGATCATCATCATG CTCTAGAGCTTCTAAGATCCAACGGAGTCTCTTCAAGAGGAATGAACACGTTCTTGCCTGGTCAAATGATGGATTCAAACTCAGTCATTTACTCATCTTTAGGGTTTCCAACAATGGTTGATTACAAACAGAGTAACAATAACCTTTCGTTCTCCATTGATCATCATCAAGGGATTGGAAACAACACCATCAACAGCAACCAAAGAACTGAAGATAATAATCATACTGATGACATGAATGGAGCAAGTAGGATTTTGTTCCCTTTTTCAGACATGAAAGAGCTTTCGAGCACAACTCAAGACAAGAGCCATGGTAATAATACATACTGGAGTGGGATGTTCACTAATACAGGAGGATCTTCGTGGTGA